Sequence from the Thioclava sp. GXIMD4216 genome:
CTGAAGCCCGTCCACCAGATCCGTCAGATGCTCGGCCGAGCGCCGGATCACCCCCACCGCCGAAGGCGCAGCGGACAGATCGCGCTCCATCAGCTGGGCATAGCCATAGATCGCATTGAGCGGCGAGCGTATTTCATGGCTGAGACCGGTCAGAAAGCGCGATTTGGCGAAATTGGCGGCCTCGGCCACCTCGCGCGCCTGACGGGCCTGCGCCTCGGCCTGTTCGCGCGCGCCCACCTCGCGGCGCAGCGCCTCGGCCTGCCGCTCGAACTCGTCCTCGACCTGACGGCGGTTCTCATGCGCCAGCACGAAGAACCACGCCATCAGCCCCGACAGGATCGCCAGCGCCACGAAAATCACCCAGAAAGCCGAGCCGACCGCCTGTGCCGAGCCTGCCGCCATCCCGCGCGTCACCTGATGGCGCACCGCCCCCAGAAGCCCCGCCGTCGCCAGAACAAACACGGTCGCCAGCCCCGCAACCTGCCCGATCCGCGCCCGCCTGCGGGGCGAGAGCCGTGCCGGCAGGGCCCGTTCGGACAGCGCGCGGATCTGTTGCGACAGCCGCGCCTGCGGTTTGCACAGATCACGGCACCGCCCCTCCAGCGAACAGCACAGCGAACAGATCGCCACACCATAGGCCGGACATTGGGCCATATCCTCGGGGTCGAACCGGTTGCCACAAATCCCGCATCCACACAGCCCGTCCGCTGCAGGGGCAATCTGCGACCCCCGCGCAATGTAGAAACGCCCCCGCGTCGTCCAAGCCAGAAGCGGCGCGGCGATAAAAGCCACCACCAGACCGGCGGGCACACAGAAGGCCTGCGCCAAGGGCCCCAGCCACCCCGTCAGGCACAGCACCGACACCAGCACCGACAGCGCCATCGCACCACAGCCCACGGGGTTGATGTCATAAAGATGGGCGCGTTTGAATTCGATCAGCTTGGGCGACAGCCCCAGCGGCTTGGCAATCGCCAGATCGCCCGCCACAGCCCCCAGCCAGCCCACCGCCAGAATGCCGTAAAGATCCAGAATGCTTTCCAGCGCGCCAAAGACACCAAGCTCCATCAGCATCAGCGCCAACGCGGTGTTGAACACCAGCCAGACCACACGTCCCGGATGGTTATGGGTCAGCCGCGAAAAGAAGTTCGACCATGCGATCGAACCGGCATAGGCATTGGTCACATTGATCTTGACCTGCGCAACACAGACCAGCACCCCCATCGCGATCAATGCCAGAACCGGATTGCCCAGCAGCGTGCCGAAGGCCAGATCGAAGGCGATGGCGGGTTGGGCGGCCAGATCGGGCGCGATGCCTGCACGGATTGCCATGACCGTCAGCCATGAGCCAAGCATGATCTTGGCACCGGCAATCAGCACCCAGCCCGGCCCCGCCATGCCCAGTGCCAGACGCCTGCGCCAGCTTTTGCCCTCGGGGAGGAAGCGCAGATAATCGACCTGTTCGCCAATCTGCGGCAAGAGCGACAGCAGCAATGACAGCCCCGCACCGATCTGCAGCAGATCGACGCCCGATGCCGCGCCGCCAAAGCCCAGCCAAGACGCCATATCGGGCACCGTGTCTTCCGTTCCCGCCACCGCAAGCACCAGAAGCGGTGCCAGTTGCAACCCCAGCCATAGCGGTTGGCTCAGGCGTTGCATCCGCGAAATGCGCCGGATGCCGAAGGCCGCAATCGGAAGCACCACCAGCGCCGACACCAGATGCCCCAGCCACAGGGGCATCCCGAGCGCCAGATTGAGCGCCACCGACATGATCGAAGCCTCGATCGCAAACAGCACGAAGGTGAAAGACGCATAGACAAGCGAGGTCACCGTCGAGCCGATATAGCCAAAGCCCGCGCCCCGCGTCAGCAGGTCGATATCCAGCCCCGAACGCGCCGCATTCCGCGTGATCGGCCAGCCCACCAGCAGCGCCAGCACCACAAGCCCCGCCACCGCAGCCAGCGTGTCGCGGGTGCCATGCGCCAGTGTCAGCGACCCGCCAATCGCCTCGCAGGCCAGAAAAGCCAGCGCCCCGATGGCCGTATGGGCCACACGCGACGGGCGTAACCGCGCCCGCCTTGCGGTAAAGCGCAGCGCGAAATCCTCCAGCGTCTCGTTCGCCGCCCATTGATTATACTCACGACGCTCGGGCGCGATGAACTGATGGCGCAAGGCATGTCCTTTCCGGTCTCTTCCTCCGGTTAGGACGGGGGAAGACCAAGGCGCAAGTCATGCGGCATGATAGCCGCCCGAAAAGACGGCCTTTGCCTATATATCAGGCAAAAGAAAGCCGGGGCCAATGGCCCCGGCAGATCATGGCGCAAAGTGTGGGCGCTCAGGCTTTGTCCGCCTTGGCGGGTTTCGATGGCATCTCGATGTTGATTTCGAGACTTTCGATATCGTCACCGCGCTCCATGCGGATATCGACCTCTTCATCGGCCACTTCGACATATTTGCGGATCACCGCGATGATATCGCGTTGCAGCTGCGGCAGGTAATCCCCGCCCGAGGAGTTCGAGCCGCGCTCATGCGCCAGCAGGATCTGCAGGCGCTCTTTGGCGGCATTGGCGGTCTGCTTGCGACGGGGTTTGAGAGAAAATCCGAAAAGGCTCATGCCGACCGCCCGAAGATGCGGCCCAGAAGGCCGGGTTTCTTTTCACCTTCGACCTTCATCTCGACTTTCTCGCCCAGCAGACGCGCAACCGCATCCTCATAGGCGCGACCTGCCGAAGACGGATCGTCCAGCGTGACCGGCGTGCCCACATTGGACGCACGCAGCACGGCGGGGCTTTCGGGCACGATCCCCAGAAGCGGCACGGCCAGAATTTCCAGCACGTCTTCCACGGTCATCATCTCGCCCTTGTCGATACGGGCCTGATCGTGACGGGTCAGCAGAACCTGCGCCTTCACGCCGGTGCCGTCCTTCTCGGCGCGCTGGGTTTTTGACGCCAGCAGGCCCAGAACGCGGTCGCTATCGCGCACCGAAGACACTTCGGGGTTGGTCACAACGACCGCCTCATCGGCGAAATACATCGCCAGCTGGGCGCCGCGTTCGATCCCTGCGGGGCTGTCGCAGATGATATAGTCGAACTCTTTCTTCAGCTCGTTCAGCACCTCTTCCACGCCCTCTTTGGTCAGCGCGTCCTTGTCGCGCGTCTGCGAGGTCGGCAGGATCTGCAGCGTTTCAACGCGCTTGTCCTTGATCAGCGCCTGTTTCAGACGGGCATCGCCCTGAATGACGTTGATAAAGTCAAAGACCACACGGCGTTCGCAGCCCATGATCATATCGAGGTTGCGCAGCCCCACATCGAAATCGATGACAACGGTGCGGAAACCGCGTTTGGCCAGACCTGCCGAAATCGCTGCGGCAGAGGTCGTCTTGCCAACGCCCCCCTTGCCCGAGGTGATGACGATCACCCGACCGAGCGGCGGCTTTTCCTTCAGCTCTTCCTTGGCCTTATCTGTGGTTTGGGTGCTCATGCAAAGGTCTCCATGCATAGTCTGTCATCTTCGAGCCAAGCCTGCACAGCCCGATGGCGCAGGTCGTCTCCGATGGTTTCACTGGTACGGTAAAGGCCCGCCACGGCCAGAAGTTCGGCATCAAGATCACGGCAGAAGATCCGGCAGCTTTCATCGCCGAACACACCTGCCATCGCGCGCCCGCGCAGCGCGCCATAGACGTGGATATTGCCCGCGGCCACCAATTCGGCCCCCGAGGCCACCGAGCCCAGCACGATCAGGTCGCCATGTTCGGCCACAATCTGCTGGCCCGAGCGCACGGGATTGCGGATGGTCAGGGTCTGGGCGGGGGCTGCGGCAGGCTGGTCGGCCTCTGTCTCGGCCTCCGCCTCGACCGTTTGGCCCTTGTTCTGGCCAAGCTGGTGGGCCCCGTTCTGGCCCTTGGGGTTCAGCGGCTTGCGCGGCTCGTGCACCGGCCCGTCCCGTCCGCTGATCACCGGAATCAGCCCAAGCTGGTCGGCAGTCTCGCGCTGCGCCTTATTGGCGTTCTGCACCCCGAAAACCGACAGATTGCGCGCGCGCATCTGGGCCACGAGGTCTTGAATGGCTTCGGGCTTGGCAAAGCCGGGCACATCAGCGAAATCGATGACCATAGGCGAGCCGACAAGAAGCTGCGGCGTCTTCTCGAGCTGTTGATCAAGCGCGGTATAGAAAGCCTCGTCCGGCGTGTCGGATTCCATACGCAGCGCGATTGCGGTCAGGAACCGGCCACGGAAATGGAAGGGCCGTACAACGGCCGGGGGCGCGTCGGCCCGGCTGCGGATATCGTCTTTCGCCACGACGAAACTGCTCCTCATTTGATGGGCCCCGTCCCGAGACCCGATTCAGGGTTCGACTCAGGATCGCCCATTTTGATGTTTGCCCCTCTCTTGCCACTATGGACAGGGGTCTGTGAAGCTTGACGCTACGGATTGCGCGGGTTCCTGCCGCCCACCGGCCGGATCGGATGACTTAAGCTGTGCTGATGGAGGGGCGTATAACGCATGCCCTTGCGGAATGTGAAGCAAATTCCGGCACTGGCGGTGAAAAGCTCTTGCCGCTAATCTGGCGCAAGACAAAAGGAGGCGCGTCGATGGCGGCAGCTACAGCCAAAACCTATCCGAACGCGATTGCCGGAGGCATCGATCTGGGGGGCACCAAGATCGAGGCGCGTTTGTTCGGCGCAGGCTATCAGAGCCTTGAAGCGACCCGCTTTCCTACGCCGACCGATACCGTCGAGACGTTCCTCCAAGCGCTGTCCAAAGCCATCCGCTGGCTGGAGGAGACTTCTGGACGCGGGTCCAGATTGCCGATCGGCATCGGCCTTCCGGGGATCATCAACCCGTTCAACGGCGCGGCAATGGCCGCCAATATTCCGGTGACCGGCCTTGACCTGCCCGCCGCCATCGCCCGCAAGATCGGGCGCAAGATCCCGCTGATCAATGACGGGCAGGCCTTTGCCCTGTCCGAGGCACATGGCGGGGCCGGTCTAGGCGCGCGCTCGGTTCTGGGGCTGATCATGGGCACGGGCATCGGGGCGGGCCATGTGCTGGACGG
This genomic interval carries:
- a CDS encoding ATP-binding protein, with the protein product MRHQFIAPERREYNQWAANETLEDFALRFTARRARLRPSRVAHTAIGALAFLACEAIGGSLTLAHGTRDTLAAVAGLVVLALLVGWPITRNAARSGLDIDLLTRGAGFGYIGSTVTSLVYASFTFVLFAIEASIMSVALNLALGMPLWLGHLVSALVVLPIAAFGIRRISRMQRLSQPLWLGLQLAPLLVLAVAGTEDTVPDMASWLGFGGAASGVDLLQIGAGLSLLLSLLPQIGEQVDYLRFLPEGKSWRRRLALGMAGPGWVLIAGAKIMLGSWLTVMAIRAGIAPDLAAQPAIAFDLAFGTLLGNPVLALIAMGVLVCVAQVKINVTNAYAGSIAWSNFFSRLTHNHPGRVVWLVFNTALALMLMELGVFGALESILDLYGILAVGWLGAVAGDLAIAKPLGLSPKLIEFKRAHLYDINPVGCGAMALSVLVSVLCLTGWLGPLAQAFCVPAGLVVAFIAAPLLAWTTRGRFYIARGSQIAPAADGLCGCGICGNRFDPEDMAQCPAYGVAICSLCCSLEGRCRDLCKPQARLSQQIRALSERALPARLSPRRRARIGQVAGLATVFVLATAGLLGAVRHQVTRGMAAGSAQAVGSAFWVIFVALAILSGLMAWFFVLAHENRRQVEDEFERQAEALRREVGAREQAEAQARQAREVAEAANFAKSRFLTGLSHEIRSPLNAIYGYAQLMERDLSAAPSAVGVIRRSAEHLTDLVDGLQDISRVESGTLVLARDRVALPELLDQLAEIFRFQAEAKGLDFVYDRQGWLPRQVLVDRKRLRQVLINLLSNAVKFTDRGQVGLRLRYRNHLLEVEIFDTGIGIAPEDLKRIFDPFDRGSRADLVPGTGLGLTITKLLVEIMGGHIRVESVAGEGTRMVVQLLMFEAGGDLLPTGARPVLGYEGPRKRLLLVDDDADHLALLRRILAPLGFQVVVAQNGAEALRLAPALRPDLAVLDITMPGMSGWEVAARLRALDPEMRVVMLSGNAHDSQAEGAGLQDGFLSKPVDLDALLAEIGGLLQIDWLYDARPAERPAKPDLPADLLERLLAAAEIGHRRGVLDILEDCPEGSVAQWLQLAQGFELPRLAQQVRMMMEEGRDDG
- the minE gene encoding cell division topological specificity factor MinE, with amino-acid sequence MSLFGFSLKPRRKQTANAAKERLQILLAHERGSNSSGGDYLPQLQRDIIAVIRKYVEVADEEVDIRMERGDDIESLEINIEMPSKPAKADKA
- the minD gene encoding septum site-determining protein MinD, yielding MSTQTTDKAKEELKEKPPLGRVIVITSGKGGVGKTTSAAAISAGLAKRGFRTVVIDFDVGLRNLDMIMGCERRVVFDFINVIQGDARLKQALIKDKRVETLQILPTSQTRDKDALTKEGVEEVLNELKKEFDYIICDSPAGIERGAQLAMYFADEAVVVTNPEVSSVRDSDRVLGLLASKTQRAEKDGTGVKAQVLLTRHDQARIDKGEMMTVEDVLEILAVPLLGIVPESPAVLRASNVGTPVTLDDPSSAGRAYEDAVARLLGEKVEMKVEGEKKPGLLGRIFGRSA
- the minC gene encoding septum site-determining protein MinC encodes the protein MRSSFVVAKDDIRSRADAPPAVVRPFHFRGRFLTAIALRMESDTPDEAFYTALDQQLEKTPQLLVGSPMVIDFADVPGFAKPEAIQDLVAQMRARNLSVFGVQNANKAQRETADQLGLIPVISGRDGPVHEPRKPLNPKGQNGAHQLGQNKGQTVEAEAETEADQPAAAPAQTLTIRNPVRSGQQIVAEHGDLIVLGSVASGAELVAAGNIHVYGALRGRAMAGVFGDESCRIFCRDLDAELLAVAGLYRTSETIGDDLRHRAVQAWLEDDRLCMETFA